The following coding sequences lie in one Niabella agricola genomic window:
- a CDS encoding energy transducer TonB, translating into MKTILAAFLMLMLSLSVNGQIKRYTYYFDASLAPTQKEKAFVYGKGLKQDSLVWVDFFLIHNDQKIFSATYTDSSLNVLHGKSIDYYSNGRVQQVKRYVWNELDGLMQQWDSTGRQTDSIIYVRGAVSFKKKFRYFTGSTIINEVITDSIRNTLQDISYDTAGRKTRAFIFSGNTGIEKIYHPDGSVTNGDSLYTREEKDAGFPGGTKAWMTYLTRTLDATRPIRAGAPVGQYRVIVQFIIDTAGNISNIKALTSNGYGLEDEAIRVIRRSGKWTPARQYGRFVKAYRKQPITFSVTGR; encoded by the coding sequence ATGAAAACCATCCTCGCTGCTTTTTTGATGCTGATGCTATCGCTTTCCGTAAACGGTCAGATAAAACGGTACACGTATTATTTTGACGCCAGCCTGGCACCTACCCAAAAAGAAAAGGCCTTTGTTTATGGCAAGGGACTCAAACAAGATTCACTGGTGTGGGTCGATTTCTTTTTAATACATAATGATCAAAAGATATTTTCGGCAACCTATACCGATTCTTCTTTAAACGTATTGCATGGAAAAAGCATCGACTACTACTCAAACGGCCGTGTACAACAGGTAAAACGTTATGTATGGAACGAGCTGGACGGCCTTATGCAACAATGGGATAGCACGGGCCGTCAAACCGATTCTATTATTTATGTAAGGGGCGCTGTTTCCTTCAAAAAGAAATTCCGGTATTTTACAGGAAGTACCATTATCAACGAAGTGATTACAGATAGTATCCGTAATACCTTGCAGGATATCAGTTATGACACCGCGGGCCGGAAGACCCGGGCTTTTATTTTTTCCGGCAATACCGGCATCGAAAAGATCTATCATCCTGATGGCTCTGTAACCAATGGCGACAGCCTTTATACCCGTGAAGAAAAAGATGCCGGTTTTCCCGGAGGCACCAAGGCCTGGATGACCTACCTGACCCGTACACTGGATGCCACACGCCCGATACGGGCCGGAGCTCCGGTCGGGCAATATAGAGTTATTGTACAGTTTATTATCGATACAGCAGGTAATATTTCAAATATAAAAGCGCTAACCAGTAACGGTTACGGGCTGGAGGATGAGGCCATCCGGGTGATCCGGCGTTCAGGAAAATGGACCCCAGCCCGGCAGTATGGCCGTTTTGTGAAAGCTTACCGCAAGCAGCCCATTACATTTAGCGTTACGGGCAGATAA